One part of the Mesomycoplasma conjunctivae genome encodes these proteins:
- a CDS encoding MSC_0882 family membrane protein, which yields MLFRKNRDSNHSNYPSQPNNFENRNYISQNNSFYPQNQSPFQNDNSQEKNNFINREVRKIFGYELFFLPLKMTFYFLVLFTIVIVSLLWVYGKLSWPNDRKYFPYLAIPALVGVLIVYLAIKNLLDYLAVKKSVKFFQKQLELNSIHTQMPPMIPWLVRKINQKDVNAIWVIGISLLTTIILVAVFIAITYWKPTFKIDKSKEYIAAMATFGVLFVLSIFYKLVLKRRINNIEAIFGNIYHQHIDIGKIRFRRHLIWAIVTVVLFLLVRRIGKKRNFIKSR from the coding sequence ATGCTTTTTCGTAAAAATAGAGATTCTAATCATTCAAACTATCCTAGCCAACCAAACAATTTTGAAAACCGAAATTATATAAGCCAAAATAATAGTTTTTATCCACAAAATCAATCACCTTTTCAAAATGATAATTCTCAAGAGAAAAATAATTTTATTAATCGTGAGGTTCGTAAAATTTTTGGTTATGAATTATTTTTTTTACCACTCAAAATGACTTTTTACTTCTTGGTATTATTTACTATTGTAATAGTTTCGCTACTTTGAGTTTACGGTAAACTTTCTTGACCTAATGATCGCAAATATTTTCCTTATTTAGCCATTCCTGCTCTAGTTGGTGTGTTAATAGTATATTTAGCTATTAAAAATTTACTAGATTATTTAGCTGTCAAAAAATCTGTCAAATTTTTTCAAAAGCAATTAGAACTAAATAGTATCCACACACAAATGCCACCTATGATTCCTTGATTAGTAAGGAAAATTAATCAAAAAGATGTTAATGCGATTTGAGTAATAGGTATCTCCTTGTTAACTACAATTATTTTAGTTGCTGTTTTTATAGCAATTACTTATTGAAAACCAACTTTCAAAATAGATAAATCCAAGGAATACATTGCTGCAATGGCTACATTTGGAGTTCTTTTCGTTTTAAGTATATTTTATAAACTTGTTCTAAAAAGAAGGATAAATAACATCGAAGCTATTTTTGGTAATATATATCACCAGCATATTGATATTGGAAAAATACGTTTTCGTCGTCATTTAATATGAGCAATTGTGACAGTGGTTTTATTCTTACTAGTGCGTAGAATTGGTAAAAAACGTAATTTTATTAAAAGTAGGTAA
- a CDS encoding ABC transporter permease, whose translation MPWSYFIKRIFLALLTFIAIYVIVYLLIASFSPDPFSATLESGKKSDGSQAAKLAELHARYFFDKSPIVRLGIYTANMFKGDFGPIYKTGETNAIPNLFFSPLRYTILVSLPSFILSSIIGVTLGIVAAYRRDRLEDAAISGFSTFFVAIPSFVLAPFIVFIAIKLGLPFEFKDPATYGAAVTATSLIPPIFVFTITSIPGYVFLVRNQVITVLSSDYVLIAKSKGLSAVAIFFKYVFRNSSIPLVRVLLFSYVGLLSGSIILEQFFRIPGSSSILVGAAFDGEINISMFSIIFFTSLALIVNILGDMTYVVMDPRITFGAQSQTNYLAKFKHWRSRKLKEKKTNDTSRI comes from the coding sequence ATGCCCTGATCTTATTTTATAAAAAGAATATTTTTAGCACTACTCACTTTTATTGCCATCTATGTTATTGTTTATTTATTAATTGCTAGTTTTTCACCAGATCCTTTTTCTGCAACTCTTGAAAGCGGTAAGAAATCTGATGGTAGCCAAGCTGCTAAACTAGCAGAATTACATGCTCGTTACTTTTTTGATAAAAGTCCTATTGTACGTTTAGGAATTTATACAGCTAATATGTTCAAGGGTGATTTTGGTCCAATTTATAAAACTGGTGAGACTAATGCGATTCCTAATTTATTTTTTTCACCACTTCGTTATACTATTTTAGTTTCACTACCTTCTTTTATTTTAAGCTCAATTATTGGTGTAACCCTTGGAATTGTTGCTGCCTACCGTCGTGATCGTTTAGAAGATGCAGCTATTTCTGGTTTTTCAACCTTCTTTGTTGCAATTCCTTCCTTTGTTTTAGCACCTTTTATAGTTTTCATCGCTATCAAATTAGGACTTCCTTTTGAATTTAAGGATCCTGCAACTTATGGAGCTGCTGTTACTGCAACTTCATTGATTCCACCAATTTTTGTTTTTACAATTACTTCAATTCCTGGTTATGTTTTCCTTGTGAGAAACCAAGTAATTACCGTTTTATCTTCAGATTATGTTCTAATTGCTAAGTCAAAAGGACTCTCAGCAGTTGCAATTTTTTTCAAATATGTCTTTCGAAATAGCTCAATTCCACTTGTTAGAGTATTATTATTTTCTTATGTTGGCTTACTATCTGGATCTATCATCCTAGAACAATTTTTCAGAATTCCAGGATCTTCTAGTATTTTGGTAGGTGCTGCCTTTGATGGTGAGATAAATATTTCAATGTTTTCCATTATTTTCTTTACCTCACTAGCTTTAATTGTCAATATTTTAGGTGATATGACATATGTTGTTATGGATCCAAGAATTACCTTTGGAGCGCAAAGTCAAACTAATTATCTTGCTAAATTTAAACATTGAAGATCAAGAAAACTAAAGGAGAAAAAAACTAATGACACCTCAAGAATTTAA
- a CDS encoding OppA family ABC transporter substrate-binding lipoprotein, which yields MNKIVRKLSIGSIVTVSQVALFVSCAIQPAWQRQELNSNIDAATSSPNAFATVSNFFTNPSTIQIYYTTPFLIQTVNEGQLDIQAEGFDEDSKNKKDKSNIYKIKRPSYEYDSLVSAKAIVLTDKEGNEFIFDNDKHEKGYLPENSNSEGLTVRLTSDDKRSINSLFFRETLDKAVKVQLFIKDNIFWTDYKGELTKYPVLAKDYYYGYKWQRLLDKRYRAANGGGSKIDDEAKDKTPNLDPKSRYFDTTVNNFYLFDLFGLDVKDFDNETQFLQKYQGKNKELFDQEAITFHQDSSKGQTFFGAFFDKLIMSGTFQAMPSTFVDERVASLTKNNSQGQPSGIYGETGEALRFGFYWYGADFKKDLLFNSPYVLNHWDTHRKTYFINEHYPRSNWKERLPYVYKKINFLYSKYSSPSAFTNSQFNSFREQTIPSVSFDTLNDAQKNLVASNREEFGWRLTQVNKTNAVNNSYFLTLVPGSLKQNFRPEVGITVDDNYYPYNDNYAKLMFGASRSELAKGNVQVVKHISSGVGLQFRQIITNAWNLYTAAQTQTSQSQAWANFVAPDNKISTKANSKTPRDFYLQVNTTKLVDSQGNVYYTKDPETEKQQNFRNLNSAEEQYKAPNYNVLQAKMKEILDKFYQENNLSPTDKVEWSLLSWFINANQREIAAITNAAKAINDLDPRLNLKVTWPFTNLTRRINYIITGTGPLSFGGWNYDYDGIGTALDGRVQINGVGYAMLSVFDAQGPDSNLAKSYPEIYRYSQAAKKFFTPFAQKGYIRDFSEWQNATNAPDYGADNQHLDPDMTNFFIGSVIEEDNPDKPGEKRKVWKSFTDQINSKLAPGQQEASFDFGAQSASFNLQYQETHTDEQLVALVSELNSIFTTGLTDQISVPSKQPVVVLFNPNIESPYTDAYNFIPTDMLEIIPLRKKAIKTKEAQANQQFGLESNTNNKGDK from the coding sequence ATGAATAAAATAGTAAGAAAATTATCTATAGGTTCTATAGTTACTGTTAGTCAGGTAGCACTTTTTGTCTCTTGCGCTATTCAACCAGCTTGGCAAAGACAAGAACTAAATAGTAATATTGATGCTGCCACTAGTTCGCCAAATGCCTTTGCTACAGTTTCAAATTTTTTTACCAATCCATCAACTATACAAATTTATTATACTACCCCATTTTTAATTCAAACAGTTAATGAAGGACAACTTGATATTCAAGCTGAGGGTTTTGATGAAGATAGCAAAAATAAAAAAGATAAAAGTAATATCTATAAAATAAAACGACCTTCATATGAATATGACAGCCTTGTTAGTGCTAAAGCAATTGTGTTGACTGATAAAGAAGGTAATGAATTTATTTTTGATAATGATAAGCATGAAAAAGGTTACTTGCCAGAAAACAGCAATTCTGAAGGTTTAACAGTTAGATTAACTTCAGATGATAAAAGAAGTATCAATAGTCTTTTTTTTCGTGAAACTCTTGATAAGGCTGTAAAAGTCCAATTATTTATAAAAGATAATATTTTTTGAACTGATTATAAAGGTGAATTAACTAAATATCCAGTTTTAGCAAAAGACTATTATTATGGTTATAAATGACAAAGACTTTTAGATAAAAGATATCGTGCAGCAAATGGTGGAGGGTCAAAAATTGATGATGAAGCCAAAGATAAAACACCTAATTTAGATCCAAAATCAAGATATTTTGATACCACAGTTAATAACTTTTATCTTTTTGATCTTTTTGGTCTTGATGTTAAAGATTTTGATAATGAAACACAATTTTTACAAAAATATCAAGGTAAAAATAAAGAATTATTTGATCAAGAAGCAATAACCTTTCACCAAGATAGTAGTAAAGGGCAAACATTTTTTGGAGCATTTTTTGATAAACTCATCATGTCTGGTACTTTTCAAGCTATGCCTTCTACCTTTGTTGATGAAAGAGTAGCAAGTTTGACAAAAAATAATTCTCAGGGTCAACCTTCTGGAATTTATGGTGAAACAGGTGAAGCGCTCCGTTTTGGTTTTTACTGATATGGTGCCGATTTTAAAAAAGATCTTTTATTTAATTCGCCTTATGTCCTCAATCATTGAGATACTCATCGTAAAACCTATTTTATCAATGAACACTATCCTAGAAGTAATTGAAAAGAAAGACTACCTTATGTGTATAAAAAAATAAATTTTCTTTATTCTAAATATAGTAGCCCTTCTGCTTTTACTAACTCACAATTTAATTCATTTCGTGAACAAACAATTCCATCTGTTAGTTTTGACACCTTAAATGATGCTCAGAAAAATTTGGTAGCATCCAATCGTGAGGAATTTGGATGACGACTAACTCAAGTTAATAAGACAAACGCAGTTAATAACTCTTATTTTTTAACATTAGTTCCTGGATCATTGAAACAAAATTTTCGACCAGAAGTAGGAATTACTGTTGATGATAATTACTATCCTTACAACGATAATTATGCTAAATTAATGTTTGGTGCTTCAAGATCTGAATTGGCAAAAGGAAATGTACAAGTAGTTAAACATATTAGTTCAGGAGTTGGTCTTCAATTTCGGCAAATAATTACAAATGCTTGAAATTTATATACAGCTGCGCAAACTCAAACCAGCCAATCACAAGCTTGAGCAAATTTTGTTGCCCCAGACAACAAAATTAGTACAAAAGCTAATTCAAAAACCCCACGCGACTTTTATTTGCAAGTCAATACTACTAAATTAGTTGATAGTCAAGGAAATGTTTATTATACCAAAGATCCTGAAACTGAAAAGCAACAAAACTTTAGAAATTTAAACAGTGCAGAAGAACAATACAAAGCACCAAATTATAACGTTTTACAAGCAAAAATGAAGGAAATTCTTGATAAATTCTATCAGGAAAATAATTTAAGTCCAACAGACAAAGTTGAATGAAGTTTGCTTAGCTGATTTATAAATGCTAATCAAAGAGAAATTGCCGCTATTACAAATGCAGCCAAAGCTATCAATGATTTAGATCCAAGACTTAATTTAAAAGTTACTTGACCTTTTACTAATCTAACTCGTCGTATTAACTATATTATAACTGGAACTGGACCCTTATCTTTTGGTGGTTGAAACTATGATTACGATGGAATTGGAACAGCACTTGATGGCCGTGTTCAAATTAATGGAGTAGGTTATGCAATGCTTTCAGTTTTTGATGCTCAAGGCCCAGATTCTAACTTAGCTAAATCATATCCAGAAATTTATCGCTATTCACAAGCTGCTAAAAAATTCTTTACTCCTTTTGCACAAAAAGGTTACATTCGTGATTTTAGTGAATGACAAAATGCTACAAATGCTCCCGATTATGGGGCAGATAATCAACACTTAGACCCAGATATGACTAACTTTTTTATTGGTTCAGTTATTGAAGAAGACAATCCTGATAAACCAGGTGAAAAGCGCAAAGTTTGAAAAAGTTTTACAGATCAAATTAATTCTAAGTTGGCTCCCGGACAACAAGAAGCATCATTTGATTTTGGTGCTCAGTCAGCTTCATTTAACTTACAATATCAAGAAACACATACTGATGAACAACTAGTTGCTTTGGTATCCGAGCTTAATTCTATTTTTACAACCGGACTAACAGATCAAATTAGTGTGCCTTCAAAACAACCAGTAGTTGTACTTTTCAATCCTAACATTGAGAGCCCTTATACAGATGCTTATAACTTTATTCCAACTGATATGCTCGAGATTATTCCATTGAGAAAAAAAGCTATAAAAACAAAGGAAGCACAAGCAAATCAACAATTTGGTTTAGAGTCAAATACTAACAATAAAGGAGATAAATAA
- the cmk gene encoding (d)CMP kinase, producing the protein MTKKINIAIDGPSGAGKSTIAKIIADKYGYIFVNTGSLYRAITYYFLSQKINVHDEKLVSKSWDNSKLVLLENGDVILEGNNITKLLRKDEISQKSAIIAKYNNIRNSVTQILHDFQTKHKGVIMEGRDTTYVLMPNAELKIFLWADSEVRAQRRVKQNLELNLETNFNLVLKDIEKRDFIDSNRKINPLQKTFDSIFLDSTVLSQEEVIQQISKLIESKIGK; encoded by the coding sequence ATGACTAAAAAAATAAATATAGCTATTGATGGACCTTCAGGGGCTGGTAAATCAACAATTGCAAAAATTATTGCCGATAAATACGGTTATATTTTTGTCAATACTGGCTCATTATATCGAGCAATAACATATTATTTTCTTTCTCAAAAAATAAATGTGCATGATGAAAAGTTGGTTTCAAAAAGTTGAGATAATAGCAAATTAGTTTTACTAGAAAATGGAGATGTGATTTTAGAAGGTAATAATATTACTAAATTGTTGCGTAAAGATGAAATTTCACAAAAATCAGCTATTATTGCAAAATATAATAATATTAGAAATAGCGTTACACAAATATTGCATGATTTTCAAACAAAACACAAAGGTGTGATTATGGAAGGTCGTGATACAACTTATGTGTTAATGCCAAATGCGGAGTTAAAAATTTTTCTTTGAGCTGATTCAGAAGTAAGAGCACAACGAAGAGTAAAACAAAATCTAGAACTTAATTTAGAAACTAATTTTAACTTAGTTTTAAAAGATATTGAAAAACGTGATTTTATTGATTCCAACCGTAAAATAAATCCTTTACAAAAGACTTTTGATTCAATTTTTCTTGATTCAACAGTTTTATCTCAAGAAGAAGTTATTCAACAAATTAGTAAATTAATTGAATCAAAAATTGGTAAATAA
- a CDS encoding LppA-related lipoprotein, whose protein sequence is MNKLLAIFVFLGFFFLVSCKHNQVESPISHKPNFPPLRSNPKKPQDKEISATPNVDKSKNQIENTKNPTTNSNISDKENKDNNLEMVEQGTTKNTKNSATNDHISNNENKDNNLEMVEQGTTNTKSLLKESDSKEKNNARIKAELQNIVNNISSLQTVARDKTSDLPATILFKFKDFIQNFSYTTLINPIANIDDNIYSIQLDLSSAKASATEINNVILKLKFKDNLDVFVQKNISIVWPSKTKDYEISVKKLPDIFKNIFPSILAYTLVNVDSEEVFNSRILGDFNFSLENFSFGQDLKNNFLEVKSKTNNHYDFKVLQAKADDQNGSLELEIQITNLDQNLVDSQTFTFKFEGLNHGDRAIEFKINEDKVLQEIKNKKLKEKIKTQPINTFTKAQLNKILTENLEIYFEQLASVYKLTHFLVKDHLNTNKYLVYPKIIFFDLQNAQSEPITSDFEYKDGYLEYTYKFKTANLSSSFFLYNNLNELLSGNFAEKTVIGKIKID, encoded by the coding sequence ATGAATAAATTACTTGCTATTTTTGTTTTTTTAGGCTTTTTCTTTTTAGTGTCTTGTAAACACAATCAAGTAGAATCTCCCATTAGCCATAAACCAAATTTTCCACCTCTTCGATCCAATCCAAAAAAACCCCAAGACAAAGAAATTTCGGCTACACCAAATGTTGATAAATCAAAAAATCAAATTGAAAACACTAAGAACCCAACCACAAATAGTAATATTTCTGATAAGGAAAATAAAGATAATAATTTAGAAATGGTTGAGCAAGGAACAACTAAAAACACTAAGAACTCAGCCACAAATGATCATATTTCTAATAATGAAAATAAAGATAATAATTTAGAAATGGTTGAGCAAGGAACAACTAATACAAAATCATTATTAAAAGAATCAGATTCTAAAGAGAAAAATAATGCAAGAATTAAAGCAGAACTACAAAATATTGTTAACAATATCTCATCTTTACAAACAGTAGCAAGAGACAAAACTAGTGATTTACCAGCAACAATTCTCTTCAAATTTAAAGACTTTATTCAAAATTTTAGTTATACAACTTTAATAAATCCTATTGCAAATATCGATGATAATATTTATTCTATCCAGCTTGATTTATCAAGTGCAAAAGCTAGTGCAACTGAAATTAATAATGTAATTTTAAAACTTAAATTTAAAGATAATTTAGACGTTTTTGTTCAAAAAAATATTTCCATTGTTTGACCTTCAAAAACTAAAGACTATGAAATTAGTGTTAAAAAATTACCAGATATTTTTAAAAATATTTTCCCATCAATCTTGGCATATACACTAGTAAATGTTGATTCAGAGGAAGTTTTTAATTCAAGAATTTTAGGTGATTTTAATTTTAGTTTAGAAAACTTTAGTTTTGGGCAAGATTTAAAAAATAACTTTTTAGAAGTTAAATCAAAAACTAATAATCATTATGATTTTAAAGTATTACAGGCAAAAGCTGACGATCAAAATGGGAGTTTAGAGCTCGAGATTCAAATTACTAATCTTGATCAAAATTTAGTTGATAGCCAGACTTTTACATTTAAATTTGAAGGGCTCAATCATGGTGATCGAGCTATAGAATTTAAAATTAATGAAGACAAAGTTTTGCAAGAAATTAAAAATAAAAAACTTAAAGAAAAAATTAAAACACAGCCTATTAATACATTTACAAAAGCTCAGCTAAATAAAATATTGACTGAAAATTTAGAAATCTACTTTGAACAATTGGCAAGCGTTTATAAATTAACACACTTTTTAGTAAAAGACCATTTGAATACAAACAAGTATCTTGTTTATCCAAAAATTATATTTTTTGACTTGCAAAATGCACAAAGCGAACCAATTACTTCTGATTTTGAATATAAAGATGGATATTTAGAATATACATATAAGTTTAAAACTGCTAATTTATCTTCATCATTTTTTCTTTATAACAATTTAAATGAGTTACTTAGTGGTAATTTTGCAGAAAAAACAGTGATTGGTAAAATTAAAATTGACTAA
- a CDS encoding HU family DNA-binding protein yields MNKKELIEIISAKTEMSQKNVEIILSSFFEEVAHVMKKQDKLVINSFGTFQGIYKEASVSINPLTKSEIRTPAKTVAKFKPSKNLKEFVA; encoded by the coding sequence ATGAATAAAAAAGAATTAATTGAAATTATTAGTGCAAAAACAGAAATGAGTCAAAAAAATGTTGAAATTATTCTTAGTAGTTTTTTTGAAGAAGTTGCACACGTTATGAAAAAACAAGATAAGTTAGTTATCAACTCATTTGGTACATTTCAAGGAATTTACAAAGAAGCATCAGTTTCAATAAACCCGCTTACCAAATCTGAAATAAGAACACCAGCTAAAACTGTTGCTAAGTTTAAACCTTCTAAAAATTTAAAAGAATTTGTTGCTTAA
- the der gene encoding ribosome biogenesis GTPase Der, whose amino-acid sequence MKNTVALIGKPNVGKSTLFNKIIGKKKSITDSMPGVTRDRIYAKTTWLGKTFNIIDTGGIEIENRTFQDLIQMQSKVAIEEAQVIVLVLDGQNAIDSDDYYVVDLLRKSNKKVLVVANKLEGRKSFDTSIYSLGFEHIFPISAIHGEGVGDLLDEIIANMSFSDKSDDNLFKLAIIGKPNAGKSTLLNKLVKSERSITSNIPGTTRDSVSSKWVVNNHELEIVDTAGIIRKSKVVESVDFYALLRAFNSLDEADLSLVIVDASQPLSHFDSRLSGYAFEKNKPIILVINKWDLIEKETNTQHEFVKKIKNNYKFIDWAPIVFLSAKTGEKIHKLAETIIKVKENLKKRISTNVLNRFILEIQIMQPPRSHKGKRLHISFAQQVEGAIPTFVFNVNDKDTIHFSYQRYIENQLRKYFGFEGCPIKIVYKNIHKYKK is encoded by the coding sequence ATGAAAAACACAGTTGCTTTAATAGGGAAACCAAACGTTGGAAAATCAACACTTTTTAACAAAATTATCGGAAAGAAAAAATCTATTACTGACTCAATGCCAGGTGTTACAAGAGATCGTATTTATGCAAAGACAACTTGGTTGGGTAAAACTTTTAATATTATCGACACTGGTGGTATTGAAATTGAAAATCGTACATTTCAAGATTTAATTCAGATGCAATCAAAAGTTGCAATTGAAGAAGCACAAGTGATTGTTTTAGTTTTAGATGGCCAAAATGCTATTGATTCTGATGATTATTATGTAGTTGATTTATTGCGAAAATCAAACAAAAAAGTATTGGTGGTTGCCAACAAATTAGAAGGTCGCAAAAGTTTTGATACAAGTATTTATTCTCTTGGTTTTGAACACATTTTCCCAATTTCAGCTATTCATGGCGAAGGGGTAGGTGATCTATTAGATGAAATAATTGCCAACATGAGTTTTTCAGATAAAAGTGATGATAATTTGTTTAAATTAGCAATTATAGGTAAACCAAATGCGGGAAAATCAACACTTTTAAACAAGTTGGTTAAATCTGAGCGTTCAATAACTTCTAATATTCCAGGGACAACTCGTGATTCAGTAAGTAGTAAATGAGTTGTTAACAATCATGAGTTAGAAATTGTTGATACAGCTGGTATTATTCGCAAGAGCAAAGTAGTAGAATCTGTTGATTTTTATGCACTTTTGCGAGCTTTTAATTCTTTAGATGAAGCTGATTTATCACTTGTTATAGTCGATGCTAGTCAGCCTTTGAGTCATTTTGATTCTCGTTTATCAGGTTATGCTTTTGAAAAAAATAAACCAATTATTCTTGTAATTAATAAGTGAGATTTGATTGAAAAAGAAACAAATACTCAACATGAATTTGTTAAAAAGATTAAAAATAACTATAAGTTTATAGATTGAGCTCCAATTGTTTTCCTTTCAGCTAAAACAGGAGAAAAAATTCACAAACTTGCTGAAACTATCATCAAAGTTAAGGAAAATCTTAAGAAAAGAATTTCCACAAATGTGTTAAATCGCTTTATTTTAGAAATTCAGATCATGCAACCGCCGCGTAGTCATAAGGGTAAAAGATTACATATTTCCTTTGCACAACAAGTTGAAGGCGCAATTCCAACTTTTGTTTTTAATGTAAATGATAAAGATACAATTCACTTTTCTTATCAACGTTATATTGAAAATCAACTACGTAAATATTTTGGTTTTGAAGGTTGTCCGATAAAAATAGTCTATAAAAATATACACAAATATAAAAAATAA
- the lepA gene encoding translation elongation factor 4, translated as MDIKKIRNFAIIAHIDHGKSTLADRILEFTQTIAKRDLKEQHLDSMELEKERGITIKLNAVQINYQDYIFHLIDTPGHVDFTYEVSRSLAATEGALLLVDATQGIQAQTLANVYLAMENNLEIIPIINKIDLPSANIDFVKQQIEDIIGLSTENAVLVSAKNGINIEGVLESIVKFIPHPEEENITKPLQALVFDSYFDIYRGVIILVRIVSGSIKVGDQFYFMSNGNKFHVIELGIRKPHEVKKETLNTGEVGWIAASIRNAKDVSVGDTITLVGEPAANALPGYKKMIPVMYTGFYPTDSQDYNLLKDSLEKIALSDSSIVYEPESSKALGFGFRIGFLGLLHMEILQERLEREFNLSIIATAPSVEFLVHKTNGEVLSISNPTLLPDPSTISFIEEPYIRATIFLPEKYLGAIMSLAQDRRGIYEDLEYVDQSRRKLVYQLPLSEVIFDFFDKLKSLSKGYASFEYEIIGYQESKLVKLDILLNGQKIDALSMIVHKDFAYPKARDLTQRLKNIIPRHSFEVPVQAVIGSKVIARETIKAYRKDVTAKLYGGDVTRRKKLLEKQKAGKKRMKSFGVVEVPQEAFLAILKTDFEDK; from the coding sequence ATGGATATCAAAAAAATTAGAAACTTTGCGATCATTGCTCATATAGACCATGGAAAGTCTACATTAGCTGATCGTATTTTAGAATTTACCCAAACAATTGCAAAACGTGATTTAAAAGAACAACACTTAGATTCAATGGAGCTTGAAAAAGAACGTGGAATTACAATCAAATTAAATGCTGTTCAAATTAATTATCAAGACTATATTTTCCATCTCATTGATACACCAGGACATGTTGATTTTACCTACGAAGTTTCTCGATCACTTGCGGCTACTGAAGGTGCACTACTTTTAGTTGATGCTACACAAGGAATCCAAGCACAAACACTAGCTAATGTATACTTAGCAATGGAAAATAACCTAGAAATTATTCCAATAATCAATAAAATTGATTTGCCATCAGCAAACATTGATTTTGTGAAACAACAAATTGAAGACATTATTGGTTTATCTACAGAAAATGCTGTTTTAGTTTCAGCAAAAAATGGTATTAACATCGAAGGCGTGCTTGAATCAATTGTTAAATTTATCCCACATCCCGAAGAAGAAAATATAACCAAACCTTTACAAGCGCTTGTCTTTGACTCCTATTTTGATATTTATCGCGGGGTAATAATTTTAGTTAGAATAGTCTCTGGAAGTATCAAAGTTGGCGATCAATTCTACTTTATGTCTAATGGTAACAAATTCCATGTTATTGAATTAGGAATTCGCAAACCTCATGAAGTTAAAAAGGAAACACTCAACACCGGTGAAGTTGGTTGAATTGCAGCTTCAATTCGCAATGCCAAAGATGTCTCAGTTGGAGATACCATCACCCTTGTTGGTGAGCCAGCTGCTAATGCGCTACCAGGTTATAAAAAAATGATACCTGTGATGTATACAGGTTTTTATCCAACTGATTCACAAGATTATAATTTATTGAAAGATTCGCTTGAAAAAATAGCGCTCTCTGATTCTTCAATTGTTTATGAACCTGAGTCATCAAAAGCGCTTGGTTTTGGCTTCCGCATTGGTTTTTTAGGTCTTTTACACATGGAAATTTTACAAGAGCGACTTGAGCGCGAATTTAATTTATCAATAATAGCAACTGCTCCTTCTGTTGAATTTTTAGTACACAAAACCAACGGTGAAGTTTTAAGTATTTCCAATCCTACTTTACTACCCGATCCTTCAACAATTAGCTTTATTGAAGAACCTTATATAAGAGCAACAATTTTTCTTCCAGAAAAATATTTGGGTGCAATTATGAGTTTAGCACAAGATCGTAGAGGTATTTATGAGGATTTAGAATACGTTGATCAAAGTCGGCGTAAACTTGTTTATCAATTACCTTTATCAGAAGTAATTTTTGATTTTTTTGATAAATTAAAATCACTTTCCAAAGGTTATGCTTCTTTTGAATACGAAATTATTGGTTACCAAGAATCCAAATTAGTTAAGTTAGATATTTTACTAAATGGACAAAAAATTGATGCCCTTTCAATGATTGTTCACAAAGATTTTGCTTATCCAAAGGCACGAGATCTAACACAACGGCTCAAAAATATTATTCCCCGGCACTCTTTTGAAGTTCCAGTGCAAGCCGTAATTGGTTCAAAAGTTATTGCTCGTGAGACTATTAAAGCTTATCGTAAAGATGTTACTGCCAAATTATACGGTGGTGATGTAACCCGGAGAAAAAAACTTTTAGAAAAGCAAAAAGCTGGGAAAAAAAGAATGAAATCTTTTGGTGTTGTTGAGGTTCCCCAAGAAGCTTTTTTGGCAATTTTAAAAACAGATTTTGAAGACAAATAA